GACACATAAAATTCAGAAAAGCAGGCCAACACTAATGGGCGATCCGGCGATCAAGTTTTACTTGATGGCTCATAGATGGCTCATCCAAGCACAGTTACATCTAGAGAGTAACACTTGTTATGCTGCGTTCCACACGGCGAGTGGAATTTTGAGTAGATTCTTCTGGGGCATGGCCGGTGGGATGAACTTGATCCTTGGTGCCTTCTTTTTGGGAAACGACGGAGCGTCGACCttcgcagcggcggcggcggagcgagGAGCAGCGAACCATGGGTGCTTCAGCGCGGCGGCTGCCGTCAGCCGCTTCTCGGGGTTGCATGTGAGGAGCCCTTGCAACACCTGAAATCCTTCCTCGGACAGCTTGTCTTCAGGGAAAGAATACCGCAGCCGGCTGTACTTGCACCCCGCCGGCAGCCGTCGCAGCGCCTCGGCGGTGAGCGGCAGCGAGGTGAACCCTGGCCACGTGCTCTCGTCCGGCATCCCGAGCACACAGAAGATGCTCCACAGCTGCCTTATGTCATTCTTCGTCTTGTCTTCGTCGTCATCTTCGAGGTAGCCCTTGAACATCGTCCTGCCGGTGAGCAGTTCGGCAAAGACGCAGCCGATGGACCACGTGTCCACttgcgcgtcgtagtccttcttgCCAAGGATCATCTCGGGCGCCATGTAGGACGTCGTGCCGGCCCGGTTGTACGGGGGCCAGTCGGACATGGACATGGCCAGCCCGAGGTCGCAAATCTTGACGAGCTCCCCGTTTTTCCCGACGAGGATGTTGCCAGGCTTGATGTCGCGGTGGACGATGTGGCGCTCGTGCGCGTGCATCTTTTCGGCGCCGGTCAGGAGCTTCCACATGAAGTCGCGCACCGTGGATTCTGGGAGCGGCGGGTCGCTGCGCCTGTCCCACAATAAAGAGTGGAGGCTCGACGCCTCGACGTACTCCATGACGAGGCCGGCGGTGTCGCCGGTGGCCGGATCGCACACCAGGCCCTCGAAGCCGACGACGTAAGGGTTTCCGTCGCAGGCCTCGAGGAATCGTGCCTCCCGCTCAAGATCTTCGACGTCGGGGGAGGAGAGGAACTTGACAGCCACGTTCTTTTTGGTGACGCGGTGGCGCATCCTGAGGACGACGCCGAAGCCGCCTTTGCCTAGGCGGGCCACCTTCTCGTAGTCGTCGGTGCTCCCGATGGAGGCGCGGCTCCTCTTGCAGCACGTCGGCGATTGTTGATGTTGAGCCGCCGCGTGGCCGTGGCCAGCGTCGAGGACGGCAGCAGGTCGCTTGCGGCCGGCCATGGCGCTAGCTCGACGACCGAACTGCTTTGGTTGGTGGAGAGGGCGGCGGAACTAAGCAGCAAACAGAGATCGATGATGGAGAAGGGGGAGGAAGGAAGTTCCGTATGGATCAATGCGCTGCGTTGGCTATTTGTTTCGAGTCGCCATGGAATTCAGTTCAGTTTCAATCCGAGTTACGGTGGCTGACAGCTTCTTTGCCTTGCTGCCTGCGTTTTCCGCCCGATGGCGGATTCACGGTTCGTTCATTTCCGACTAGAATTCAGGTTCTTCGTTACCGATTCGGTTTCAATATATGCTGACGAGACGAAAGCTCGCCCCTTCCCGCGTCCAACCAAGCCGTCGATCGAGCCGAGCGCCATGGCCGTCTGCAACTGCAAGAGACCTGCTGCCGTCCACGCGACGACCGCCCAAGGACCAGAAACGGCCGGCTGCCGCAAGAGGAGGCACATCGAGGACTAGGAGGAGACGCGTGGCATCGGCAAGGGCGGCTCCGGCGTCGTCGTCAAAGTGTGCCACCGCGCCACGGGCGATCaagttcctccgctgcaccgagGACCCCGCCGACGGCACTAGGGAGCTCCGGCGCGAGGCCGGCTGACAGGACTAACAAAATTCTTGAGAAATGTTCAGGTTCAGGTTCAGGTTTACAAAATGGATCTCGGGTTTCGCCACTGTCGGTCGCTATGGAATTCTTCAGAAATGTTCAGGTTCAGATAGTTCAGGTCCTGACAGTTGCCCGTTCCGGAAGACGATCCTTGCCAGCTAGGATCATTTTGAGGGAACCAAGATCGGATCGTCTGATTGAAGAATTCTGGAAACGTGAACTTGATTAAGTCGGCATCTTCTCATGTTGTTTCTTCTGATCACATGTTTAACCATTGTACGTACCAGCCACTGCGTTACCAATTACAAGGACGAGTGTCAAGTACCAGCACAGGAGCGACCTTGATTTGCCATGTGGATCCACTAACGGCAGACCTGTAGCAGGAACAGCTAATGGGCTCAAGTGCTTCTTGAATTGAGTGATGTGAAAAGCGCCATGTATTTGTGCCATGCCCAGAAGCTGCAGTTTGTATGCTCCTGCACCAATTTTCTTCGGAACTAGAAATGGTCCATAGAATTTAGTAGCCAGTTTGAGTCCTATAAGGATGTCAAAAGCTGTCATGGTTTCAATGtttaagtactccctccattcccttataccAAGATAAAATTTAATGACTGCTTTGCAAGTCAACTTTTCTTTTTGTTAACCAGGATCATTAATAAGTCCACATGCATGCAAGGAAGGAGTGAGAAGGAAATAACACAGTGTCATTATGACTacatgcatgcaagtattaaacaAGTTAGTAGTACAAGAAAACATCATTAATTTTTGTCTCGATTACTGTTAGTGGCCTtctatagatgcaaaatgtatttttcatagtggcctcgtataagggaatggagggagtaaatCATATGTCTCACTTCATAGTTCATGTCAGGTCTCTTTTTATCTGCATACTTTTTCATTCTGGCTTGAGCTTGTTCGAGGTTGTTTTTTAGTTGAGTTTGTAAAGATTTCTTCTCTTCTAGGAATGATCTAGCCTCACTGTCAACAGGTCAGGGACTGAAACTTCATTTATGAGAGGTGGAGGAAATCCATATAGGAATTGAAAGGGGGTAAATTTAGTAGCTGTTGAAATCATGcttgcgttttactactacaaGGGAATAATGGCACTAGGAGCTGTTGTTTATGGTCTCTTGCGCTTGCTTATCATATCTAGTGAACGGCCTGTTTTTCCTTTCCGATGATCCAAGTGCCACAAACGGCCTGTTCATTCGTTCGTTCAAGAGATTAAAAGATTATTAGGAGGCTGCTATTTTTGTTCTGGCTGACCAATGATCATGCATCTTGCAGCCTGTTTCCGCGGAAAAAGAACATTTTCTACGATGAACGAAGTTTGTTTAACACATGCGAAAGGTTAAAAGAACAAGGAAATGACATCACAAGAGAGGCAGACAAACGACCGATCATGCAGGATTTTCCTGGACAACAGACGAACATACGATCATCTCACATGAACACCAATCATACGCCGCCGCCACGACAAAGACAAACACCTCAGAGTGAACACGCATACATGCTTCCGCATTGCAGAACAAGGTAAAGCATCCATCGTAACCACAAGACTTGGTTCGCATACCACGGGAAAGCTTCTCCCCTTACCATTTACTGGTACCCTTCACCCAGTCTCAATACACAAACTCGGCTACATTTTAACGTTTGTGACTGATCACCATTAGGAAGGGAACTGAAAACAAGAGGAACTGAAAAAGCCCTGTTGATGCAAACATTCTCCTGAAATCTTTGCCTTGTGCCAATTGCCTATTTGTACAGCAGTCCATTCGCCTGCGGAGAATGCAAAAGTGATCAGACATCATGTAAACCTTCTAAAATGAAAATTAGATATATTAAGAAGACATCGAAAGTTCTGAAGCCAGGTAACATCCAAACCACCATACACAAACAAATTATAGTTAAGAGAGAGAGACCCCATCCTTCATTCGTGTTAGATTATTTACAATGTACCTACATGTATTTAGAAAGAAACAGAAGTTATTTTTATACCAGATTTAGTGGATGGCTCGGGCCAGGGCGAGGGTCGGGGCAGGGCCGGTCTTGTGATTTTGGGGGCCCGGGGCGAAACTAGAACTCGGGGCCCCTTGTATTATACAAAATTTATAATAATAGCAATGGATACGAGATTTATAACAATCTCGCCTACGCTCCTATAGCTATCGCTGCAACTGTATCTACGAGGATGATCCTTTTTGTGAGATCCACAAGTGTTGGCCCATGATAAGTTGTGTTATTTCGACATTGTATGTTGGGTACGGTACTTTCTCTGTCCAGATTTATTAGTCCTTGTTGGGTTTTAAATCTACTTTTAACCTAACATTTGATTAataaactactccctctgtaaactttTAAAAGATATAGTGATCTAAACGATCTTATAAGTTTACGGATGGAGTATATGCTATATATCACAAAATATAGATCATTTAAAACATTATTTGAAATCTTACCCAATGATACTTTTTTTTTGCATATAACTCATATTTTTTACGAGTTAAATTCTAACCAAATTTATACTCAACATTTGAGGGGGCCTAATAAATTCAAATGGAGGAATTTTGCATTAGAATGTGGCGTAGCCCTCACATTCTATTTGGATTCTAACTAATATACACAAATACAAAATGGTACGAAAAGACACTTAGATAAAACCAAAAATATATATTTTTAGGTTGAATGACACATGCGAAAGTAAATTAGTCAGTTAGCAATATAAGTGAGATTGTGAGAAACGGTAATAAACCAAGCGATCAGCTTGGTAAGCTACCTACAAAAAATTGCAATCAATTGAAAAAAAACAAAACGGTAATATGATATACCTGAGAACGACTGGATCTCGGACGACGGTGCTCGGCGATGACGCACGGTGGACTGGTTCATGGCCCTGGCGGGAGGCGCTCGGCCATGTGCAATGGCTTCCAACGATTGGAGCCTAGAATAGGCATCGCCTCAGCCTTGAGCAACCCATTGATTCAGAGATCGTTGCGGCCGATAGAAATAGAAATCGCTAGATCGGGGCTTGGAGATATGGAATAACGATCTGAATTGAAAGGAGAATGAACTACATCTGTACATGACGGCATACACCTACAGATCCACTAGATGAGGAATAGCTACCATAGAAGAAGGGAAGCTGTGTCTGCGTCCGTGACTTGCGCCTGCGAAATTGAAGGAAATCCGCGTCAGCGGGCTGTGCGATGCCTGCGTCCCTGGCCTTCCTCGCGGCCGGCTACGTGCGTGCCTTCGGGAGGGGGCCCCTTGACCTTGGGGGCCCGGGGCGGTCGCCCCCCCTGCCCCCCCTCAGGGCCGGCCCTGGGTCGGGGCAGTCTCCGAGGTAGGGGTCGGGCCTGTGGCGTTCTCCATGGCAGGGGTGGGGGCTGTCGCGGTCCGCAGGGCAGCTGTCAGGGCAGACGCCTTCCTGTGCACCATAACCTTAGCCCAAGCTTCCTTTGTGATCTTGTCTGCGTGAGTGGCCTCCTTTAAGTCCACTGGGCCTGACATCTGTGCCACTTCCTCCTCATCCTCGTCGCTGAACCCACGCTTGATTGCCATCTTAATCTTGTCCCTGGCTCGGAGCCGGTACATGTTGGGAAAGGAGCTGCAATGTCACATAGAAATGTCTCAATAGAAGACAACTGCAGACCTAAAGAACTGATGCTTCAGAGACAAACGTAAAAAAAAATGCATATTTGATGACACAATACTAAGCTACAACAACAACTATGTGCTTCTGGATCTGATTAGATAAACAGtacttcctccgtccaggtgcgttgGGCGCCTAAGGAGAAGCTCTGCGATTCAGGTGGGAGCAGATTGGAGTAATGAAACACAAATGCAAAGTACACATAAATTCCATGTTTAACCAGCAGTATTTAATGTACCCAATCCTTTTATTGAACTCGGTTAAAACAGCAGAATCGAGGAAACAACTGTCGCACTAATTATTGAAAATTGAGTTAATTCGTCTGTCCATTGTGCATGTGGAATACTGAGAAGCAGCAGCAACTTATATGCTTCTGGATTTGATTAGATAAACAGCAGCTTAACACAAATCTGAATACAGCTCAGTACTTGTAGATCGCAAGGTCTGACCAGAAGTATTTAACAAGGTAAGCTGTACGCGATGTTGCATAACATCGCAGAGGAACATAAATAACAGTAATGTGTAAACACAGAACTGTTACAAGGATTTCTGAACTCTTGAGTCTGGCAATTTAAAAACACAGAACTGTTATAAACAAGGAACTTCCCTAAACAATCTGTCCAGAGAGAAAAGCAACGAAGAATCACCAATCACTGGACCAGAGAACGGTTACTTTTGAATCATCCTGCAGCAGTTCCAACTCTAGATAGTTTCTCTAGCACCACATCTCAAAGTCACGAATCATCCCCATGGCATTTTCTATTTTCTATGTACAAGGGAGACACCTGGGTTTTGTAAACCAAAAGGCTGGTTCAGattccacacacacacacacacaaaattgGGGTCTACTCGAATTAGCACGGAATTCAACAAACCAATTTGATAATTTACATACTGACCCATCCAAAGACTTGTAATAGAATTGATTGAATAATAAAAACTGAACTAGCATACTTGGATGGTGACTCTAATGGATCCAACAACCACAAAGGTTGGCACACTTCCTGACTGCTGCACTTCTCCATTCCTTGTCCCATTGTGTTCATCACTTCATGTGCACAATTCGGATAAATACATGCTGCATGAAAAAATCCCTGCCCGACCACAGCCATATCATTCTTACCAGCTAGGAAAGACAGGCGTATCAAGCATTGATACGGACCATCATAGATGATTGAGCAACATGGTCTTGGCATAATCTGGACGGAGCGTATCAGAATTGAAAAAAACTAAACCCCGGAAGGAACAACCTACGCAATCACACTCCCGAATGCGTTCAGCAACGGCGGAAGCGCCAACCAGCACAATCATCTCTCTCCTCCTCACCCatacccccctcccccctctcgCCTCCCTCTCCGAGCTCACCCAtcacccgccgccgcgccggcagCCTCGCCCGCAGTCCCCGGAAAGCCCTAGGTCTGGTTCCCCGCCACCGTCGGACCCCTCGTCCAACGGCCCCGAAACACAATGCAGATCGGAGGAGGAGTCGAGGAGGCCATACCGAGTCATGTCGCCGGCGAGAGGGCGAGGCGCGCGGAGAGATCGTCGGCCCAGTCGCTGCGGCGGCAGAAGACGAAGGCGCGGCAGGCGACGCTTGCTTCGTCAGGAAGGATGCTTCGGGAGACACTCGCTTCGCTCTCTCCAGTTTTGTGCCACGGCCAGCCAAGCACGAATCTTAAAGCGGGCCCGTCAGACCGGCTCGCGGCCCGCGGCCTCGTACGGTCCGGTCCGGTCCGGTCCGGTCGGGCTCGGGTCCGCACCGCACCCGCACCCTTCCGGCTCCGGGTAAAAACCCTAGCTCGCGCTCCAGGCCGGGGGAAGCGAAGTGGTggggaaagaagaagaggatgacgacgacggagacggcgacggcgacggcggcgacggcgagggagcCGCGCGAGGCGTCCCGGCGGGAGGGCCGCGACTCGCACGGCAGGCGCCCGCACTCCTCGTCCAGGTCGCGCCGGGACGACCCCAGGTAAGCGCCCAGACCAATCCGCCGCAACCCCCGATCCGTCTCGCTGGAATTTTTCAGATTAGCAATCGGTTCCTTGTGCTCACGATTCCCGATCGGCGCATCGTGCTCCCGTCGCAATGCGATTCGCGCCCGTGCTGACCCCATTCCGGAACTCGTTTTTTGGTAGCCCGAGGAGGCGGAGAGACGACAGGAGGCACGAGTCCGACAGGAGCCAGCACAGGCGTCGGCCCGAGGAGGCCGCCGATGATGCCGGCAACCGTGATGAGAGGAGGAACAGGCACTTGCAGGACGCGAAGGGGCAGAGCGACGGTCCTGATCCGGGGCGCGGGGAGGGGAAGCCGCCGCCGGGCGACGCCAAGGAGGACCCTCCCGCGAGGCACGAGAGGTCTCCCAGGGGAACCAAGCGGTTCTCCGAGACGAGAGAGGCCTGGCGGCCTAGATCTTCGTTCTTTCAGGTTCTTGTCTTCTACACATACACGTGCAGAAAGGGGTTCTTGTCAGTGGGTTATGTTCTATGCTTTCAGTGGCTTTGATAGCTGTTAACGATGCACTTAATAGACAGTTAGAGGATCGCGGCTTGAATGTTTACATGTGCTGGAGAAGTAACTGCCAATTCTTGTGCCGGTTCCGTTATGAAATGTCTATCTTTAATGCTATCTAGGAATTAGGAGTATAAACTAGCAAGAAGAAGGCTAATTGTCTTAAATTACATCTCATCAGCCCATTTTGTTCTGTATTTGTTTGTTCACacattgatatatatatatatatatatagggatcccatatatatatatatatatgttacttcCTTACATGTTGGGTTGCAAACCTTCAGCTATTTCAGTATGTAGTGATGTAACATTGTCCTATTCCAATGGTATGGTTTCCTCTCTAGAAGTCAAGTGTATAGAATTATATAGTAATATAACTTGTACCTCCTTATTATGCACTTCCTCCATCTGCAGATATAAGTCGTAATTTTGTTTTCTGCGGTCCACAAGACCACAATGCAAGATCCTTTGCGTCCAAGAAACCAAATGGAGAGGACAGAAGGCGAAGGAGGTGGACGATACCGGCTTCAAGCTGTGGTACACGGGGACGGCTGCAAACAGAAATGGCGTAGGCATCTTGAtcaacaagagcctcaagtatagagtggtagacgtcaagagacgtggggaccggattatcctggtcaagctggtagttgaggacttggttctcaatgttatcagcgcgtatgccccgcaagtaggccacaatgagaacaccaagagggagttctgggaaggcctggaagacatggttaggagtgtaccgattggtgagaagctcttcataggaggagacctcaatggccacgtgggtacatctaacacaggttttgaaggggcgcatgggggctttggctatggcatcaggaatcaagaaggagaagatgtcttaagctttgctctagcctacaacatgattgtagctaacaccctctttagaaagagagaatcacatctggtgacttttagtagtggccaacactctagccagattgatttcatcctctcgagaagagaagataggcgtgcgtgcctagactgtaaggtgatacctggagagagtgttgtaccccagcataagctggtggttgctgacttccgctttcggattcgtgtccagcgggataagcgtgccaaagttgctagaacgaagtggtggaagctcaagggggaggtagctcaggtgttcaaggagagggtcattaaggagggcccttgggaggaaggaggggatgcggacaatgtgtggatgaagatggcgacttgcattcgtaaggtggcctcggaggagtttggagtgtccaggggaaggagaagcgaagataaggatacctggtggtggaatgatgatgtccagaaggcgattaaagagaagaaagattgcttcagacgcctatacctggataggagtgcagacaacatagagaagtacaagatggcgaagaaggccgcaaagcgagctattggtgaagcaaggggtcgggcatatgaggacctctaccaacggttaggcacgaaggaaggtgaaagggacatctataagatggccaagatccgagagaggaagacgagggatattggccaagtcaaatgtatcaaggacggagcaggccaactcttggtgaaggacgaggagattaagcatagatggcgggagtacttcgacaagctgttcaatggggagaaagagagttctaccattgaactggacgactcctttgatgagaccagcatgtgttttgtgcggcgaatccaggagtctgaggtgaaggaggctttaaaaaggatgaaaggaggcaaggcgatgggccctgattgtatccccattgaggtgtggaaaggtctcggggagatagcgatagtatggctaaccaagcttttcaacctcatttttcgggcaaacaagatgccagaagaatggagatggagtatattagtaccaatcttcaagaacaagggggatgttcagagttgtactaattaccgtggaattaagctgatgagccatacaatgaagctatgggagagagtcattgagcaccgcttaagaagaatgacaagcgtgaccaaaaatcagtttggtttcatgcctggaaggtcgaccatggaagccattttcttggtacgacaacttatggagagatatagggagcaaaagaaggacttgcatatggtgttcattgacttggagaaggcctatgataagataccgcggaatcatgtggtgggccttggagaaacacaaagtctcagcaaagtacattaccctcatcaaggacatgtacgataatgttgtgacaagtgttcgaacaagtgatgtcgacaccgatgacttcccgattaagataggactacatcaggggtcagctttgagcccttatctttttgcattggtgatggatgaggtcacaagggatatacaaggagatatcccatggtgtatgctctttgcagatgatgtggtgctagttgacgatagtcggacgggggtaaataggaagttagagttatggagacaaaccttggaatcgaaagggtttaggcttagtagaactaaaaccgagtacatgatgtgcggtttcagtactactaggtgtgaggaggaggaggttagccttgatggccgggtggtacctcggaaggacacctttcggtatttggggtcaatgttgcaggaggatgggggtattgatgaagatgtgaaccttcgaatcaaagccggatggatgaagtggcgccaagcttctggcattctctgtgacaagagagtgccacaaaagctaaaaggcaagttctacaggacggcggttcgacccgcaatgttgtatggcgcggagtgttggccgactaaaaggcgacatgttcaacagttaggtgtggcggagatgcgtatgttgagatggatgtgtggccacacgaggaaggatcgagtccggaatgatgatatacgagatagagttggggtagcaccaattgaggagaagcttgtccaacatcgtctgagatggtttgggcatattcagcgcaggcctccagaagctccagtgcatagcggacggctaaagcgtgcggagaatgtcaagagagggcggggtagaccgaatttgacatgggaggagtccgttaagagagacctgaaggattggagtatcatcaaagagctagctatggacaggggtgcgtggaagcttgctatccatgtgccagagccatgagttggttgcgagatcttatgggtttcacctctagcctaccccaacttgtttgggactaaaggctttgttgttgttgttggtccACAAGACCACAATGCAAGATTTATACTATGTGTTCTGTTATATTATAATATAGGTAATAGTTTGTGTTAGTATTTTGCAAGAGAAAGGCAGTGCTAAAATTTTCATGTATGTGTTCACATATACTGATGGTCAAACTTCTTTTGAAGGTTGATCATGGATCCCATGGCACCTGTATATTtagagacggagggagtactgttCTACTCATTTTAGTGTCTTTCTGATTCAATTTGGTTGAGCCTATATTGTACTCCTAGTTTACAAAGATGTTCTAGAGTCTAGATGCTCTCCCATAACGTTTTCTCATTTAAATCAAATTACGCTTATTCATTTTTGTAAGAGTCCAGTTGTATTAAAAAACATATACTTCGGTGATCTACCTTGTACAACACATGGATGCTGAGCAAAGACTATGTGTTTTCTTTTACATTGGTATTCATGTTCATGTTAATTGCTTGTGCTGTTACGGAACTAGTTGTGATCAGAATGTTGGGTTGTTGCTAAAGAATATCTCTCTGTTGTCAGGTCATCGTGCATAAGTGCTATATTTCTGGTGATTTAGTGGTAGTTCTCTTGTGACACATACCTTCAAATGTCCACTTTATTAACAACATTAGGCTACTTGTACTTGTATGTACAGCATGATGAGCGTGAACGTGCTGGGCAAGGTGGTCGACGCTATGGTCGCCAAGGTAGTGGGGAGCTGCCTTTATTAGTTCTACTTTCTGCACTACTTTATCTTTCCATCCTTTTGCTTAGGGtattttttgtttttcattttaaaGATtatggaagacaaagggatcAAAATGAGCATCTCGATGATAGAGATAGACACAGGTCTGAGGGACATGGTTTGCAGGAAAAGTTTGGGCAGCCTCAACAACACAGTGATGTTGATTCTACATGGAAGCACGATGGGTTTTTCAAGTTGCAGG
This genomic window from Aegilops tauschii subsp. strangulata cultivar AL8/78 chromosome 4, Aet v6.0, whole genome shotgun sequence contains:
- the LOC109762290 gene encoding uncharacterized protein, which encodes MTTTETATATAATAREPREASRREGRDSHGRRPHSSSRSRRDDPSPRRRRDDRRHESDRSQHRRRPEEAADDAGNRDERRNRHLQDAKGQSDGPDPGRGEGKPPPGDAKEDPPARHERSPRGTKRFSETREAWRPRSSFFQHDERERAGQGGRRYGRQDYGRQRDQNEHLDDRDRHRSEGHGLQEKFGQPQQHSDVDSTWKHDGFFKLQEDAPVAKRRPGFKEMRMPLEGQESAPAVTEPNSRSRIPDQPGWTSGMGEERRNYHSREFIRPDDRDTRRGFSDYRGAGQRNGYDPRGRFAGRGGRGRDRFDYQYGGRSNMHEEAGDHQTEKWKHDLYDETNSTPAPMTEEEQIAKVEALLAL
- the LOC109762282 gene encoding putative cyclin-dependent kinase F-2, with product MAGRKRPAAVLDAGHGHAAAQHQQSPTCCKRSRASIGSTDDYEKVARLGKGGFGVVLRMRHRVTKKNVAVKFLSSPDVEDLEREARFLEACDGNPYVVGFEGLVCDPATGDTAGLVMEYVEASSLHSLLWDRRSDPPLPESTVRDFMWKLLTGAEKMHAHERHIVHRDIKPGNILVGKNGELVKICDLGLAMSMSDWPPYNRAGTTSYMAPEMILGKKDYDAQVDTWSIGCVFAELLTGRTMFKGYLEDDDEDKTKNDIRQLWSIFCVLGMPDESTWPGFTSLPLTAEALRRLPAGCKYSRLRYSFPEDKLSEEGFQVLQGLLTCNPEKRLTAAAALKHPWFAAPRSAAAAAKVDAPSFPKKKAPRIKFIPPAMPPCGTQRNECN